In the Maribacter sp. MJ134 genome, one interval contains:
- a CDS encoding DUF1328 family protein, whose amino-acid sequence MLRWTITFVVLALIAGVLGFGGIAAGAAGIAKILFFLFIILFIVSLLRGKKVL is encoded by the coding sequence ATGTTACGTTGGACAATAACTTTTGTAGTATTAGCATTAATCGCCGGAGTATTAGGCTTTGGAGGAATAGCGGCAGGAGCTGCAGGAATCGCAAAAATTTTATTTTTCCTGTTCATTATTCTTTTTATAGTATCCTTATTAAGAGGAAAAAAGGTCTTATAA
- the cls gene encoding cardiolipin synthase: MNTYILIAYLLISVWSAINIIFYGSRPTKMVSWILAVFTLPFAGALLYYLFGVNRRKFKLFKLRQTEKRKHYSETYKELKNGKHSVHEFNSSADNRIANLIRKNSYFAPYEGNKITLLNTGEETFKSIFEAIEHAKESIHIQYYILEQGELLDTFYELFKKKRKEGVEIRMIYDSFGSSKMRGKVVKRFRDLGVKASSTMPIRFGNLLFTLNYRNHRKIIVIDGSIGFTGGYNVSDKYIKPISDLGVWQDLHLKIDGPAVNSLQRVFVKDFHFATKEKLMVEDACFPKIAVKGEHVAQIISSGPDSKYPSIMQQYLAMINAAEKSICIANPYFIPGAPVLEALRIAALSGIEVNLLTPKKSDSLLAKYSMFSRFEELLQVGVNIYLRPDFSHSKVIVIDNRMASVGSGNFDYRSFEHNFETNALVYDNTIAKTIAELFKSHCKKEIQLEYVAFKNRPILTKFVEGLAKFFSPLL, from the coding sequence ATGAATACTTATATTCTTATTGCATACCTATTAATTTCTGTATGGAGTGCCATAAATATTATATTCTACGGTTCTCGCCCAACTAAAATGGTGAGTTGGATCTTGGCCGTTTTCACCCTACCTTTTGCCGGGGCCTTGTTGTACTACCTCTTCGGTGTAAATAGAAGAAAGTTCAAACTTTTTAAACTGCGTCAGACGGAAAAAAGAAAGCATTATTCCGAAACCTACAAAGAACTTAAAAATGGCAAACATAGCGTTCACGAGTTTAACAGTTCCGCCGATAATAGAATTGCGAATCTCATCCGTAAGAACAGCTACTTTGCCCCCTATGAAGGCAATAAAATTACCTTGCTCAATACTGGCGAGGAAACTTTTAAATCTATCTTCGAAGCTATCGAGCATGCCAAAGAATCCATACATATTCAATATTACATACTAGAACAGGGTGAACTTCTGGACACCTTCTATGAGCTGTTTAAAAAGAAACGAAAAGAAGGAGTTGAAATAAGAATGATCTACGACTCCTTTGGAAGCTCAAAAATGCGAGGAAAGGTGGTCAAGAGATTCAGGGACCTTGGGGTGAAGGCCAGTTCTACGATGCCTATTCGTTTTGGGAATTTATTGTTCACCCTGAACTATAGAAATCATAGAAAAATTATTGTCATCGATGGTAGCATTGGTTTTACGGGTGGTTACAATGTATCCGACAAGTATATAAAACCTATTTCAGATTTAGGCGTTTGGCAAGATTTACATCTTAAAATTGATGGGCCTGCTGTAAATAGCCTTCAACGCGTGTTTGTTAAAGACTTTCATTTTGCCACCAAGGAGAAACTAATGGTAGAGGATGCTTGTTTTCCTAAAATTGCTGTCAAAGGTGAACATGTCGCCCAAATTATCAGCAGCGGCCCGGACTCCAAATATCCTTCTATAATGCAGCAATATTTGGCTATGATCAATGCTGCTGAAAAAAGCATCTGTATTGCCAATCCCTATTTTATACCCGGGGCACCAGTCTTAGAGGCTTTGCGCATTGCCGCGCTAAGTGGAATCGAAGTAAATTTATTGACACCAAAAAAATCTGACTCCCTCTTGGCAAAATATAGCATGTTTTCAAGATTTGAAGAACTGCTTCAAGTAGGGGTAAATATTTACCTGCGCCCAGATTTTTCCCATAGCAAGGTCATTGTAATAGATAATAGAATGGCTTCAGTAGGTTCGGGAAATTTTGACTATAGAAGTTTTGAGCATAATTTTGAAACCAATGCCCTAGTTTATGACAATACAATAGCCAAAACCATTGCAGAATTATTTAAATCACATTGTAAAAAAGAGATACAGTTAGAATATGTTGCTTTTAAAAATAGGCCTATCCTTACAAAGTTCGTAGAAGGCTTGGCTAAATTTTTTAGTCCACTGTTATGA
- a CDS encoding CPXCG motif-containing cysteine-rich protein, with protein sequence MYEHFFQCPYCWENVSMLLDPSVYEQTYIEDCEVCCNPIQVTPAFRANELVRFEAMEIGQ encoded by the coding sequence ATGTACGAACATTTCTTTCAATGTCCCTACTGTTGGGAAAACGTTTCCATGTTATTAGACCCATCGGTATACGAACAAACCTATATAGAGGACTGTGAAGTTTGTTGCAATCCCATACAGGTTACCCCAGCTTTCCGAGCAAATGAACTTGTGAGATTTGAAGCTATGGAAATAGGACAATAG
- a CDS encoding arsenate reductase family protein, with translation MGSIARDSRQITFFYNSESSLGKQINAYVNSAEKEVLGVDVSKTKVTAKQWAEIADGLEKKISELIDQDHPDFKSEYGEDSVDLDEKTWLQLLEKNPKVLKNPIAINGNHHMNLDSAAAFKKYIEPDSAGLEKN, from the coding sequence ATGGGAAGCATAGCAAGAGATAGTAGACAAATTACATTTTTTTATAATTCGGAGAGTTCCTTGGGTAAACAGATCAATGCCTACGTAAACTCAGCGGAAAAAGAAGTGCTTGGCGTTGATGTTAGTAAAACTAAGGTCACCGCAAAACAATGGGCAGAAATCGCTGACGGACTAGAGAAAAAAATTTCGGAGCTAATTGATCAGGACCATCCTGATTTTAAATCAGAATATGGAGAGGATAGTGTTGATCTTGACGAAAAAACATGGTTGCAGTTGCTGGAAAAGAATCCCAAAGTTCTCAAAAATCCAATTGCAATAAATGGCAACCATCACATGAACTTGGATTCCGCAGCTGCATTTAAGAAGTACATTGAACCCGATAGTGCAGGCCTAGAGAAAAACTAG
- a CDS encoding TolC family protein has protein sequence MKRLRLCSLLFLVSVIGVVAQDTMLSKEEAVVKALENNFGIQVAKNEVEIAENNKSVLNSGYLPSLVGNAGANYQRDDSTFEFPGQFLRDPSSGETLLDDDGNPVPRPATNLYKAEAQRYNAGLTANYTLFDGLGRFYNFKRLKEQYQLTSLQARETIENTMIQMFSVYFEIARLTENKNVQQEALEISKQRITRSEYAFEYGQNTKLDILNAQVDVTNDSINLLNTRQQLANAKRDLNVVLSQDLNETFEVDTLVTFIPKIKLDDYVAQATLNNVAILQTERNLAINAYDIKVNTAGYLPNLDLTGSYGWNLNQNAPSAFFPGVNVNNDRSFGLGARLTWNLFDGGGTTVRVKNAKIAYANQEILQEQVALQVNRDIQNALAIYENRLNIYAIQEQNVLTNQNNFERSKEQFQLGRITSIEFRQAQINLLNAQTNKNLAKYDAKLAELQLLQLTGQLLNVEF, from the coding sequence ATGAAACGATTACGACTATGTTCCCTACTTTTTTTAGTGTCGGTAATAGGTGTTGTTGCACAGGATACGATGCTTTCCAAGGAAGAGGCCGTTGTAAAGGCTTTGGAGAATAATTTTGGTATCCAGGTAGCCAAGAACGAGGTTGAAATAGCAGAGAATAATAAAAGCGTTTTAAACTCGGGTTATCTACCTTCCTTGGTGGGTAATGCAGGGGCCAATTATCAAAGAGATGATTCTACGTTTGAATTTCCAGGGCAGTTTCTTAGAGATCCTAGCAGTGGCGAAACTTTATTGGACGATGACGGAAACCCTGTTCCCAGACCTGCAACGAATCTTTACAAGGCCGAAGCACAACGCTATAATGCAGGTTTAACGGCCAATTATACCTTGTTTGACGGATTGGGAAGGTTCTACAATTTTAAGCGACTTAAGGAGCAATATCAGCTAACAAGTCTGCAGGCAAGGGAGACCATTGAAAATACCATGATTCAGATGTTCAGTGTGTATTTTGAGATTGCACGGTTAACCGAAAACAAAAACGTACAACAAGAGGCTCTGGAGATTTCCAAGCAACGAATTACGAGGTCGGAGTACGCCTTTGAGTACGGGCAAAATACGAAACTGGATATTTTAAACGCTCAGGTAGATGTCACTAACGATAGTATAAATTTATTGAATACGAGACAGCAGCTGGCAAACGCAAAGCGCGATTTAAATGTTGTCTTAAGTCAGGATTTAAACGAAACCTTCGAGGTAGATACCTTGGTTACGTTCATACCTAAAATAAAGTTGGACGACTACGTGGCCCAAGCCACTTTGAATAATGTGGCCATTTTACAGACCGAAAGAAATTTAGCGATCAACGCCTATGATATCAAGGTCAACACGGCAGGTTACCTTCCTAATTTAGATTTGACCGGTTCGTATGGTTGGAATCTTAACCAGAACGCTCCATCCGCTTTCTTTCCCGGGGTAAATGTAAATAACGATAGAAGTTTTGGGCTGGGCGCACGGTTGACTTGGAATTTGTTCGATGGTGGTGGTACCACGGTAAGGGTCAAGAATGCAAAGATTGCCTATGCGAATCAAGAAATTTTGCAAGAACAGGTAGCATTGCAGGTCAATAGGGATATTCAGAATGCCTTGGCCATATATGAGAACAGACTTAATATTTATGCAATACAAGAACAAAACGTACTGACCAATCAAAATAACTTTGAGCGCTCTAAAGAACAATTTCAGTTGGGAAGAATAACGTCTATAGAATTTAGGCAGGCGCAGATAAATCTATTGAACGCGCAGACCAATAAGAATTTGGCCAAGTATGACGCAAAGTTGGCGGAGCTTCAGTTGTTGCAGCTTACAGGACAGTTGTTAAATGTAGAATTTTAA
- a CDS encoding efflux RND transporter permease subunit, whose product MRKLIEYFIRYHVAVNVVIIAFAIFGIVGAKSLKSSFFPLTDSKNISIAITYPGASPQEIEEGIVLKIEDNLKGLEGVDRVTSTSRENSGTINVEIEKGRDIDFMLLEVKNAVDRVPTFPTGMEPLIVSKLEAIRQTISFAISGENIPLATLKNVGRQIENDLRAIDGISQIEVTGYPQEEIEIAVNENNLLAYGISFTEVAQAVGNANILVTGGNIKTDTEEYLIRANNRSYYGDELSNLIVRADPNGSTVRLKDVAIIRDRFSETPNASYFNGNLSVNTTITSTNTEDLVSSAEKVKDYVEDFNQKYNNVKLDVVSDLSTTLVQRTQLLTENAVMGMILVLIFLSLFLNTRLAFWVAFGLPVAFLGMFIFAGFFDVTINVLSLFGMIIVIGILVDDGIVIAENIYQHYEKGKSPVQAAVDGTMEVLPPIISAIITTILAFSIFLFLDSRIGEFFGEVSVIVILTLAVSLIEALIILPAHLAHSKALQPVNEKPKKGLGKAFAKLRVINESGDKFMGWMRDKLYTPVLRFAMQYKILMFSFFAVALILTFGSVGGGIIRTAFFPRIASDRVQVELQMPNGTNEMITDSIITMIEDKAEIVNKELTEKYLKGTDKVLFENMIRRAGPGSSTATLTINLLPGEERPDAVAADLVTSRLQELVGPVIGVESLIYGSGGNFGGSPVSVSLLGNNITELKAAKKELKAALESNTLLKDIADNDPAGIKEIRLELRENAYLLGLDLRNVMSQVRAGFFGTQAQRFQRSQDEIRVWVRYDRANRSSIADLDEMRIVTPSGNRVPLKEIAEYTIERGDVAINRLEGRREIQVSADLKNPKDSPTDIMVELQTVIMPEILSKYPTVSPSYEGQNRELGKLTASLKVVGFSVLLLIYITIAFTFRSFSQPLMLLLLVPFSLTAVAWGHWIHDFPINVLSLLGIIALIGIMVNDGLVLIGRFNTNLREGMTFDDAIFEAGRSRFRAIFLTSITTIAGLAPLMLETSRQAQFLKPMAISIAYGIGIATLLTLLMLPLFLSFSNNLKSKNRLLASGHLITKEEVERAIKEKKEGLHLEGQKSHGTNGLLQAKSNGVATNKELKEE is encoded by the coding sequence ATGCGAAAGTTAATTGAGTATTTCATAAGATATCATGTTGCGGTAAACGTAGTGATCATTGCTTTTGCAATTTTTGGAATCGTAGGGGCAAAGTCTTTAAAATCTTCATTTTTTCCGTTAACCGATTCTAAGAACATTTCCATTGCCATAACCTATCCAGGAGCTTCCCCGCAGGAAATTGAAGAGGGTATCGTCTTAAAAATAGAAGATAACCTCAAAGGTTTGGAAGGTGTAGATAGGGTAACGTCTACCTCACGGGAAAATAGCGGTACCATAAATGTAGAAATAGAAAAGGGCAGGGATATCGATTTTATGCTTCTAGAGGTCAAGAACGCCGTGGATAGAGTACCAACTTTCCCCACGGGTATGGAACCTTTGATTGTCTCCAAACTGGAAGCGATACGACAAACCATAAGCTTTGCCATAAGCGGTGAGAATATTCCCTTAGCCACCCTAAAGAATGTTGGTAGGCAAATAGAGAACGATCTAAGGGCAATTGATGGTATTTCTCAGATAGAGGTTACGGGTTATCCGCAGGAAGAGATAGAAATTGCGGTTAACGAGAATAATCTGTTGGCCTACGGTATTTCATTTACAGAGGTGGCGCAAGCCGTTGGTAACGCCAATATTTTGGTCACGGGAGGTAATATAAAGACCGATACGGAAGAATATCTTATACGAGCCAATAACAGGTCTTACTATGGGGATGAGCTGTCTAATCTTATTGTACGAGCGGACCCCAACGGATCTACGGTAAGGTTAAAGGATGTAGCCATAATTCGAGACCGTTTCTCGGAGACGCCCAATGCCTCCTACTTTAACGGAAACCTTTCCGTTAATACGACCATCACCAGCACAAACACGGAAGATTTAGTAAGTTCTGCCGAAAAGGTAAAAGACTATGTAGAGGATTTCAATCAGAAATATAATAACGTAAAGCTAGATGTTGTATCCGATCTTTCTACCACTCTGGTGCAGCGTACGCAATTGTTGACCGAGAACGCCGTCATGGGAATGATTTTGGTGTTGATATTCTTGTCACTTTTCTTAAATACGCGTTTGGCATTTTGGGTTGCTTTTGGGCTGCCTGTCGCCTTTTTGGGGATGTTCATATTCGCTGGCTTTTTTGATGTAACCATAAATGTGCTTTCCTTGTTCGGGATGATTATCGTAATCGGGATTTTAGTTGATGACGGTATTGTAATTGCTGAGAATATTTATCAACACTATGAAAAGGGTAAATCGCCCGTTCAAGCAGCGGTAGATGGCACTATGGAAGTGCTGCCACCCATAATTTCGGCTATTATCACCACTATCCTTGCATTTTCTATTTTCTTGTTCTTGGACAGTAGAATAGGGGAATTTTTTGGTGAGGTCTCGGTTATCGTAATATTGACGCTAGCGGTTTCCTTAATTGAGGCCTTGATTATACTTCCCGCACACTTGGCACATTCCAAGGCGCTGCAGCCCGTAAACGAGAAACCCAAAAAAGGTCTAGGTAAGGCCTTTGCCAAGTTGAGGGTAATAAACGAATCTGGCGATAAGTTTATGGGGTGGATGCGTGATAAACTTTACACGCCTGTGCTACGTTTTGCCATGCAATACAAAATTCTAATGTTCAGTTTTTTCGCCGTGGCATTGATTCTGACCTTCGGTTCTGTAGGTGGGGGAATTATCAGGACCGCCTTTTTTCCTAGAATTGCCAGTGATAGGGTACAGGTAGAGCTTCAAATGCCCAATGGTACCAATGAAATGATTACCGATTCTATCATTACCATGATAGAGGACAAGGCCGAAATCGTTAACAAAGAATTGACCGAAAAGTATTTAAAGGGTACTGACAAAGTGCTCTTTGAGAATATGATCAGAAGAGCAGGTCCCGGTTCCTCGACGGCGACATTGACTATAAATTTATTACCCGGAGAAGAGCGGCCAGATGCCGTGGCTGCCGATTTGGTGACCAGTAGACTACAAGAGCTAGTTGGTCCGGTGATTGGCGTAGAGAGTCTTATTTATGGCTCAGGCGGTAATTTTGGTGGTTCCCCTGTCTCCGTTTCGTTGTTGGGTAACAACATTACCGAACTTAAAGCGGCAAAGAAGGAGCTTAAAGCAGCCTTGGAGAGCAATACCTTACTAAAGGATATTGCCGACAATGACCCGGCCGGAATTAAGGAAATAAGATTAGAGCTACGGGAGAACGCTTATTTGCTTGGACTGGATTTAAGAAATGTCATGAGTCAGGTAAGGGCCGGTTTCTTCGGGACACAGGCACAACGTTTTCAAAGATCACAGGATGAGATCAGGGTTTGGGTCCGTTATGATCGCGCAAACCGTTCTTCCATAGCTGATTTGGATGAGATGCGAATCGTTACCCCCAGTGGAAATAGAGTTCCATTAAAAGAGATTGCGGAGTATACGATTGAGCGTGGAGATGTGGCCATTAATAGGCTGGAAGGAAGAAGGGAAATACAGGTTTCGGCAGATTTGAAAAATCCTAAAGATAGTCCTACCGATATCATGGTGGAACTTCAAACGGTAATTATGCCAGAAATTCTATCAAAATATCCAACGGTCTCCCCTTCCTACGAGGGGCAAAATAGAGAACTGGGTAAACTAACCGCCTCTTTAAAGGTAGTAGGTTTTTCGGTATTACTTTTAATATACATTACCATCGCATTTACTTTTAGAAGTTTTAGTCAACCGCTAATGTTACTTCTATTAGTCCCTTTTAGCCTTACGGCCGTTGCTTGGGGTCACTGGATTCACGATTTTCCCATTAATGTATTGTCCCTTTTAGGTATCATCGCCCTTATCGGGATTATGGTCAACGATGGGCTGGTGCTCATAGGCAGGTTCAATACCAACCTTAGGGAAGGTATGACCTTTGACGATGCCATATTTGAAGCAGGCCGCTCAAGATTTAGGGCAATTTTCTTAACGTCCATCACCACGATAGCAGGTTTGGCACCGCTAATGTTGGAGACCAGTAGACAAGCACAATTTTTAAAACCTATGGCCATTTCCATTGCATACGGTATAGGTATAGCGACACTCTTGACCCTTTTAATGCTACCGTTGTTTTTGTCGTTCAGCAATAATCTAAAATCTAAAAATAGACTTTTGGCTTCTGGACATTTAATTACCAAGGAAGAAGTAGAGCGTGCTATAAAAGAAAAGAAAGAAGGACTTCATCTAGAAGGTCAAAAAAGTCATGGTACTAACGGTTTATTGCAAGCTAAAAGTAACGGAGTAGCTACGAATAAAGAACTTAAGGAAGAATAG
- a CDS encoding GH3 auxin-responsive promoter family protein, with the protein MPVIGSLIKGIIDVADRVTGDSNPVQEQEDVLTSLLKKAIDTDFGRHYNFNGILKEENTYEAFKKKVPYFDYNSINQSWWSRLHDDEEDVTWPGNPNYFALSSGTTGKTSKRIPVTEDMITAIKNAGIKQVLALSNFDIPADFFEKGILMLGSSTDLIEKDDHLEGEISGISASNIPSWFRGYYKPGKEIAEIDDWDKRVKKIVEEAPDWDIGALSGIPSWIELMLKEVIKGHGLNHIHEIWPNLEVYTSGGVAFGPYEKSFNALMGKPITVIDTYLASEGFIAFQNRPETDAMKLVTDNGIFFEFVPFKAEYINEDGSLIQDAPAVMLSDVEENQDYVLIMSTVSGAWRYMIGDTIEFTDVSRAEIRITGRTKFFLNTVGSQLSVNKMDDAVQHLEKEFNCTIPEYTLCAKKYDDGFYHTWYLGTTAKMNDATVVQALDSALKEANKNYKVARSKALEGVKVHLVHPEVFYAWNDASKKKGGQVKMERVMGEEKFGEWEEFVTNQ; encoded by the coding sequence ATGCCTGTTATTGGAAGTCTTATTAAAGGAATTATTGATGTAGCGGATAGGGTCACTGGAGATTCTAATCCGGTACAAGAGCAGGAAGATGTTCTAACCTCTTTGTTAAAAAAAGCGATTGATACCGATTTTGGAAGACATTACAATTTTAATGGCATCCTAAAAGAGGAGAATACTTATGAAGCTTTTAAAAAGAAGGTGCCTTATTTTGACTATAATTCTATAAACCAAAGCTGGTGGAGTAGACTTCACGACGATGAGGAAGATGTTACTTGGCCAGGAAATCCAAATTATTTTGCGCTAAGTTCTGGTACCACGGGAAAGACCAGTAAACGTATCCCTGTAACCGAGGATATGATTACGGCTATCAAAAATGCCGGAATTAAGCAGGTACTTGCCCTAAGTAACTTTGATATTCCTGCAGATTTTTTTGAAAAAGGTATCCTAATGCTAGGGAGCTCTACGGACTTAATAGAAAAAGACGATCATTTGGAAGGCGAGATTAGCGGAATCAGTGCTAGTAATATTCCTTCTTGGTTCCGTGGGTATTACAAACCGGGTAAGGAAATTGCAGAAATAGACGATTGGGATAAGCGAGTAAAAAAGATTGTAGAAGAGGCACCCGATTGGGATATCGGCGCACTTAGCGGAATACCCTCTTGGATAGAATTAATGTTGAAAGAAGTCATTAAAGGACATGGTTTAAACCATATCCATGAAATATGGCCCAATCTTGAAGTCTATACCTCTGGAGGCGTAGCTTTTGGACCCTATGAAAAAAGCTTTAATGCCCTTATGGGTAAGCCTATAACCGTTATTGATACGTATTTGGCCTCGGAGGGATTTATCGCTTTTCAAAATAGGCCAGAAACGGATGCTATGAAACTTGTGACGGATAATGGTATTTTCTTTGAGTTCGTTCCTTTTAAAGCAGAATATATTAATGAAGATGGTTCGCTAATCCAAGACGCGCCAGCAGTAATGCTGTCAGATGTTGAAGAAAATCAGGATTATGTCCTAATCATGAGTACGGTTTCGGGCGCATGGCGCTACATGATAGGGGACACAATTGAATTTACTGATGTGTCCAGAGCAGAAATTAGGATAACGGGTAGAACAAAGTTTTTCCTGAACACGGTTGGCTCACAGTTATCCGTTAACAAAATGGATGATGCCGTGCAGCATCTGGAAAAGGAGTTTAATTGTACTATACCTGAGTACACCTTATGCGCTAAAAAGTACGACGATGGTTTCTATCATACGTGGTATCTTGGGACTACCGCTAAGATGAACGATGCTACAGTCGTTCAGGCCCTCGATAGCGCATTAAAAGAGGCGAACAAGAACTATAAGGTAGCACGGTCTAAGGCCTTAGAGGGAGTTAAGGTACACTTGGTACATCCTGAAGTTTTTTATGCTTGGAACGATGCAAGTAAGAAAAAGGGAGGCCAGGTTAAAATGGAGCGGGTGATGGGCGAAGAAAAGTTTGGCGAATGGGAGGAATTTGTAACTAATCAATAA
- a CDS encoding head GIN domain-containing protein encodes MKSRYLSIGLLLISAVVFGQRSTTIELEDFTELKVYDRIIVTLVKSDENKLVITGDDKDEVEISEKGDLLKIKMEFDNFLDGNEAKATLFYNQELSLIDANENAKIVSKETYQGNKTDIRGQEGGVIDLKLAVDYVYVRAISGSEITLTGKSNEQEIAVNTGGKVYNKELNTSNTTVTVLAGGRADIKASSKVVAKVKAGGSIYIYGNPKNIEKNKVFGGKIKVMD; translated from the coding sequence ATGAAAAGCAGGTATCTTTCAATTGGATTATTATTAATATCCGCGGTAGTCTTCGGACAACGCTCCACTACTATTGAACTAGAGGATTTTACGGAATTAAAGGTTTATGATAGAATCATAGTTACGCTGGTTAAAAGTGACGAGAATAAATTGGTCATTACCGGTGATGATAAAGATGAAGTAGAAATTTCCGAAAAGGGTGATTTATTGAAGATAAAGATGGAATTTGATAATTTCCTTGATGGCAATGAAGCCAAAGCAACATTGTTTTACAATCAAGAGCTTAGCTTGATAGATGCCAATGAAAATGCCAAAATCGTATCCAAGGAAACCTACCAAGGAAACAAGACCGATATTAGAGGTCAGGAAGGTGGTGTCATAGACCTCAAATTAGCGGTTGATTATGTTTATGTGCGCGCCATCTCTGGAAGCGAGATTACCCTTACCGGTAAGAGTAACGAGCAAGAAATAGCCGTAAATACGGGTGGCAAAGTCTACAATAAGGAACTCAATACTTCTAATACTACCGTAACGGTCCTAGCTGGCGGAAGGGCCGACATAAAAGCATCTTCAAAGGTTGTAGCCAAAGTAAAAGCGGGCGGCTCTATTTACATATACGGAAATCCTAAAAACATCGAAAAGAATAAGGTCTTTGGGGGTAAAATAAAGGTTATGGACTAA
- a CDS encoding efflux RND transporter periplasmic adaptor subunit, translated as MRKIILSILGILLIVGSFFVAKGIVDSKKSFRPKAGKVVKTVFTEVVKNGTVPIVVSANGNLSAKQRVELYAEVQGVFRRGSKLFKEGQAYRAGETIISIDASEYAASVQSAKSNLYNELTSIMPDLRLDYPEYFPKWQTYLNNFDMAKSTPAFPEMTSEKERFFISGRGILTNYYNVKNLEQRLSKYRIAAPFTGILTEASVTEGSLVRAGQKLGEFINPGVYELEVSVSKTYTDLLKVGESVELSTLDQTKTYTGKVSRINGRVDQATQTIKAYIEVNEPNLREGMYLEAYLDARKEDNAIEIDRSLLMEGDRIFVVRDSVLDVINVKPVYFSDKRVVLKDVPNGATIMSKPLIGAYTGMAVKVFKDQPANTKG; from the coding sequence ATGAGAAAGATTATACTATCTATTCTGGGAATCCTGCTAATCGTGGGTTCCTTTTTTGTGGCAAAAGGAATAGTGGACAGCAAAAAAAGCTTTAGACCTAAAGCCGGAAAAGTGGTCAAGACTGTTTTCACTGAAGTGGTTAAGAACGGAACGGTACCTATAGTAGTGTCCGCCAACGGAAATCTAAGTGCCAAACAACGTGTAGAGCTCTATGCAGAGGTACAAGGAGTTTTTAGAAGAGGCAGTAAGTTGTTCAAGGAAGGCCAAGCCTACCGAGCAGGAGAAACCATTATCAGTATAGATGCTTCGGAATATGCTGCCAGTGTGCAATCCGCAAAAAGTAACCTCTATAATGAACTTACTTCAATCATGCCCGATTTAAGATTGGATTACCCGGAGTATTTTCCAAAATGGCAAACCTATCTCAACAATTTTGATATGGCCAAAAGCACGCCTGCATTCCCTGAAATGACTTCGGAGAAAGAGCGCTTTTTTATATCTGGGCGGGGTATTCTTACGAACTATTACAATGTAAAGAATCTGGAGCAGCGTTTATCTAAATATAGAATTGCAGCTCCATTTACCGGTATTTTAACGGAGGCCTCCGTTACGGAGGGTTCTTTGGTAAGAGCGGGACAGAAGTTAGGTGAGTTTATCAATCCTGGTGTCTATGAACTAGAGGTGTCCGTGAGTAAAACCTATACGGATTTATTAAAGGTAGGTGAATCTGTGGAACTGAGTACCTTGGATCAGACTAAGACCTATACGGGAAAAGTTTCTAGAATAAACGGAAGGGTAGACCAAGCTACACAGACCATAAAAGCTTATATAGAGGTCAATGAACCTAATTTAAGGGAGGGAATGTATCTAGAAGCTTATCTAGATGCCCGAAAAGAGGACAACGCCATAGAAATTGATAGAAGTTTACTTATGGAAGGTGATCGGATTTTTGTAGTACGAGATTCCGTCCTTGACGTCATCAATGTAAAACCTGTCTATTTTTCCGATAAGCGTGTGGTCCTGAAAGATGTGCCCAACGGAGCTACTATTATGTCCAAACCACTTATTGGGGCATATACGGGTATGGCGGTAAAAGTTTTTAAGGATCAACCGGCAAATACGAAAGGGTAA